The following is a genomic window from Terriglobales bacterium.
CAGGTTTGCCGGCACGTGCTACCGCGCCGCCAACTGGCAGCGCCTGGGCCCGACCTTCGGCAGCGGCAAGCAGGGCCGCGGCTACGTCTACCATGGCGCCGTCAAGGAGGTGTACGTCTATGCCCTAGACCCGCGCTTGCGCACCCGCATCGGCTGCCAGCAGCAGCCCGCCAGCCCCTCTCACCGTCCTCCACGGGCGCTCACCAAAATGGAGGACCTCCAGATGATTCTCCGGCATGCGGGCTGGTCGCCCACGCTGGTCCCGGGCGTCAGGCTGACCGAGGCCGAGGTGGCCCAGCTCGCCGACGCGCTCCGGCAGTTCCACGCCCAGTTCCAGGATGCCTATGGCCGGGTCGAGCACCGGCGCCTCGGCTACGCCTACCTGGCCGGCCTGTTGAGCACCACTGACGCCAAGTCCGTCGAGCCCATCGCGTTGCGGTTCCTGGATGAAGACGCCGTCCGCCCGCTCCAGCGCTTCCTGAAGGCCTACCGCTGGGACGACGCGGCGATGGCGGTCACGCACCAGGCCTTGCTGGCGGCAACGATCGCCGCCCCGGACGGCATGCTCACCGTCGACAGCTGCGAGTTCCCCAAGAAGGGCACTGAGTCCGTGGGGGTGGCCCGCCAGTACTGCGGCGCCCGGGGCAAGGTCGAGAACTGCCAGTCCGGGGTCTTCGTCGGCTACACCAGTGACCAAGGCTACGGCCTGGTGGCCAGCCAGCTCTACCTGCCGGCGAGCTGGTTTGCCGAGGATCACGCGGAGCGACGGCGCGACACCCGCGTCCCGCGCACCCTCACCTTCCAGACCAAGCCCCAGATCGCCCGGGCCCTGCTGGACCGGATCGTCCAGACCGGCCGCTTCCCGGCCGCCTGGGTCGGCTGCGATGCCACCTTCGGGTCCGACTGGGCCCTCCTGGACTGCCTGCCGGCGGGCACCGCCTACTTCGCCGGGATCCGGTCGGACACCTTGGTCTTCCGCAGCCAGCCGCGCGTCCAGGTGCCCCGCTACCGGGGGCACGGGCGCAAGCCCACGAAGCCGCGCGTTACCCGGGGGACGCCCGTGCCGGTCCGGACGCTCGCGACCGCCAACACGTGCCCCTGGACCTCGGTCGTGCTGGCGGAGGGGGCGAAGGGGCCGATCCACGCCGAGGTCGCCGCCCTCCGGGTCTACCCCTGTCGGGAGGGGCTGCCGACCCCCGCGCCGGTCTGGCTGTTCCTGCGCCGCACGGAGGACGGGCAGGTGAAGGCCGCCTTCTCGAACGCGCCGGCCGCCACGCCGCTCGCGACTCTGTGCCGCGCCGCCACCTTGCGCTGGCCGATCGAGCAGTGCTTCCAGGACGGGAAGAGCCAGGTCGGCATGGATGAGTACGAGCACCGCTCCTGGCCGGCCTGGCACCGGCACATGCTCTACGTCTTCCTGGCCCTGCACTTCCTGCTCCAGCTGCGGTTGCGGTTTAAAAAAAACGCCGGCCCTGACGCTCCCGCAAGCGCGCCTCCTCCTGGCGGCCGTGCTGCCGGGCAAGACCTTGACGCCCAAGCACGCGCTGGAACTGGTCCGTTACCATACGCGGCGGAACCAC
Proteins encoded in this region:
- a CDS encoding IS701 family transposase, with product MHVAFGSPGDLSRVARIARRMSNPRRSGRRLRSMPDTASLDTSPIQGAVHTVPPITVGPVSHSLQEPLWDRLVRRYHYLGYQKLLGHRLKYFALLQGRPVAALSFSAPARVLRVRDQWIGWSAAQRTAYLDRVVNNSRFLILPWVAVQNLASHVLAQALARLPQDWALRFGTRPWLVETFVDPARFAGTCYRAANWQRLGPTFGSGKQGRGYVYHGAVKEVYVYALDPRLRTRIGCQQQPASPSHRPPRALTKMEDLQMILRHAGWSPTLVPGVRLTEAEVAQLADALRQFHAQFQDAYGRVEHRRLGYAYLAGLLSTTDAKSVEPIALRFLDEDAVRPLQRFLKAYRWDDAAMAVTHQALLAATIAAPDGMLTVDSCEFPKKGTESVGVARQYCGARGKVENCQSGVFVGYTSDQGYGLVASQLYLPASWFAEDHAERRRDTRVPRTLTFQTKPQIARALLDRIVQTGRFPAAWVGCDATFGSDWALLDCLPAGTAYFAGIRSDTLVFRSQPRVQVPRYRGHGRKPTKPRVTRGTPVPVRTLATANTCPWTSVVLAEGAKGPIHAEVAALRVYPCREGLPTPAPVWLFLRRTEDGQVKAAFSNAPAATPLATLCRAATLRWPIEQCFQDGKSQVGMDEYEHRSWPAWHRHMLYVFLALHFLLQLRLRFKKNAGPDAPASAPPPGGRAAGQDLDAQARAGTGPLPYAAEPHGVSLAPEEAAGAASGASVNVR